The DNA sequence GCCGAGCGCGCCGGGACGTAACGCGGCCCCAGCACGTCGAGCGACAACCCGGGCCAGGCCAGCCGCTCCCCCGGGTTCAGTTCGACCAGTGGCACCGCCTGCCGTTCCGCTTCCGCGGCGACCTGCCGCCACGCCCACTCCGGCGCCCGCCCCGCGCCGACGGCGATCCCGCCGACCGCCCGGCCGTCGAAGACCGACGCGAGCCCGCCGATGTGGTCGGCGTGCAGGTGGCTGAGCACCAGCAACGGGATCCGGTCGACGGCGAGCCGGTGCAGGCATTCGTCGACCGGCCCCGGTTCGGGCCCGGTGTCCACGACGACCGCCCGCCCGGGCTCGGCGGTCGCCAGCACCACCGCGTCGCCCTGGCCGACGTCGCACTCGACCACGGCCCAGTTCCGCGGCGGCCACGCCGGCGCCAGCACCCGGACCGGCACGAGCACCACCAGGGCGCAGGCGGCCAGGACAGCCATGAGCAACCGCGCCTGCCGTCGCCGGGCGGCCAGCACCAGCACCCCGAGGACGGCGGCGGCGAGAAGCCCGCCCCACCAGCCGCCCGGCCACGCGATGACCGCACCCGGAGCCCGCGCGCCGTGCCGCGCCACCGTGATCAGCCACCGCGCTTCGGGATCGGCGAGGTGCACCAGGAACTCCCCGGCACCCGGCCACCACGGGCCGGTGACCGTCGCCAGCACGCCGAGCACCGTCGCCGGGGCCACCACCGGCGCCGCGAGGACGTTGGTCAGCACCGACACCAGGCTCACCGACCCCGCCATGCCCGCGAGCACCGGCGCCGTCACCAGGAAGGCCGCCAGCGGGACCGCCAGCCCTTCCGCGACGCCCGGCGGGACCCCGCGGCGGACCAGCCCGCCCGCCCAGCGCGGCGCGAGCAGCACCAGCCCGGCGGTGGCGCACACCGACAGCGCGAACCCGAAGTCCGTGGCCATCGCCGGATCCACCACCACGAGCAGGCACACCGCGAACGCCAGCGCGGGCAGCGCCGAACCCCGCCGGCCCAGCGCCAGTGCCAGCAACGCCACCGCCGCCATGACCCCCGCCCGCAGCACGCTCGGCTCCGGCCCGACCAGGACGAGGAACCCCGCCAGGCAGGCCCCGGCCGCCACCGCCGACAGCCGCGGCCCGAGCCGCAGCAAGCGAAGCAGCAGCAGGACCGCACCACAGGCCACGGCGAGGTTCCCGCCGCTGACCGCGGTCAGGTGGGCCAGGCCCGCGGTGACGAACTCCTGCTCGACGCGGGGCGACAACCCGCTCGTGTCGCCCAGGACCAGCCCCGGCAGCAGGCCGGCGGGTTCGTCCGGCAGGACCTGGCACCGGTCGTGGAGGCCGGCGCGGAGCCCGGCCGCCATCCGCTGCCACCACGGTGCCGGGCCGGGCTCCCCCGGCGGGCCGCGCACCGAAAGCACCGCCACGGTCAGGTCCGAGCCGCGCGGCGGCATCAGCAGCCCGGGCACCGTCACTTCCTGGCCTGGGAGCAGCGAAGCCCACTGCGCGACCGGAGCCAGCAACAGGACGCGCCCGGACGACGGCACCGGCCGTCCGTCGACCGACGCCGTGCGCACGTCGGCCGCCAGCACCACCGACCGCGCACCGGCTTGGCGGTCGGCGTACCCCGCACCGCGCACGGGCTTCGGACGTTCGGCCACGACGACCCGCAGCACCGCGGGCAGTCCCTGGGCCGCTTCGGCGAGAAGCGGATCGTGCTGCGCGTCGCGGATCCGCCAGGCGACCGGACCGGCGGCGACGAGCCCCAGCACGAGCAACGCCGCCGCCGCACTGGGCACCCGGGGACGGTCGCGGACCCGCCAGAGCACGAGCCCGGCCAGTACCGCCGAGGCGAGCCCGGTGGCGACGGCCGTCCACCACCCGAGGAGCAAGCCGGCGAGCGCGGCCAGCCAGCACACCAGCGCCGCCGGGACCAGCCGCATGTCCTGCCGGGTGTCGGTCGCGAGGAAGGCGCTCATCCGACCGTCACCTTCTCCCGCAGCTTTTCGAACTTGCTTTCGCCGAGGCCGTCGACATCGCGCAGCTGCTCGATCTTGGTGAAGCCGCCGTGGTCGGTCCGCCACTGGACGATCCGCTTCGCCATCACCTCTCCGATGCCCGGCAGCGTGTCGAGCTGGTCCGCGGTCGACGCGTTGAGGTCGACCTTCGCGCCCTCGGCCGGCGCACCGGGCCCGGCGGCGGGCGCCGGGACGCCGACCGCGAGCTGTTCGCCGTCGGTCACCTTGCGGGCGAGGTTCAGCCCGGAGACGTCCGCGCCGGGCTCGGCCCCGCCCACCGCGCGCAGCACGTCCGCGACGCGGGCGCCCGCCGGCACGGTGACCAGCCCCGGTGACCGGACGCGCCCGATCACGCTGACGACCAGGCCGGCCTGGGGCGCGGCCCGCGCCTCCGCCGCCGGTTTCGCGCTCGGCAGCGCGGGCAGCGGCTCGGGTGCCGGACGGCCGCCGAACAGCGCGACCGAACCGAGGACGATCACCACGACCGCGGCGAGGACACCGGCGAGCGCCCACCGGCGGCGGCCGGGACCGGCCGATCCGCCCGGCAGCCAGCGCCGGACCAGCCGGCCGCCCGGCCCGACCGTGCTCGCATCGGGCGAGAGCTGGTCGGCCAGCCAGGAGAGCCGGTCGTTGACGGGAGGGCCCGGATCCCGGGCGGACTGCTCGAACACACGATCGACGTTAGGGCCCGCGGGGAGGCGTCCGACAGGGGTGCCGCCGCGTCCTGTGGACAACCGGGGTGTTGTGGACGGATTCCCCCGGCCCGGCCCGGGAACGACCGTTTCCGTCGTACCCGGGTGGCATGCTGGCGGGTTCGGCTAGCTCCGGGACGGGACCGTGCGCTGGACGACCACGCCCAGCACGCCGGGCCCGGTGTGCGCCCCGATCACCGCGCCCAGCTCCGAGACCACGCAGCCCGCCGAGCGCGGCACGGCTTCCTCGAGCCGGTTCGCCAGTTCGACCGCCCGTTCCGGCGACGCGAGGTGGTGCACGGCGAGTTCGACGTCGTCTTCGGCCGCCGCTTCGGCGGCGAGCTCGACCAGCCGCGCGATCGCCCGGTTCATGGTGCGGACCTTCTCCAGCGGCAGGATCCGGCCGTCGGCCATGTGCAGCACCGGCTTGACCGCGAGTGCGGTGCCGAGCAGCGCCGCCGCCGGGCCGATCCGCCCGCCGCGGCGCAGGTGGTCGAGGGTCTCGACGACGAACAACGTCGACGAGCAGCCGGCCGCCGTCACCGCGGCGGCCTCCACCGCGGCCGGCTCGGCTCCCCTGGCCGCGGCGCCGGCGGCGTGCAGCGCGGCGAACCCCAGCCCCATCGCCGTGGTCCGCGAATCGACCACGCGGACCCGGTCGGGCCCCACTTCCTGGGCCGCCAGCACCGCCGCTTCCCAGGTGCCGGACAGCTCGCGCGACAGGTGGACCGAGACGATCGAGTCCGCGCCGTCGGCGAGCGCCGCGCGGTACACCTCGGCGAATTCGGTGGGCGTCGGCCGCGAGGTCGTGACGATCTTGCGCTGCTTCATCGCTTCGGCGACCGCCGCGGGCCCGGTCTCGACGCCGTCGAGGGAGACGACGCCGTCGACGAGGACGTGCAGCGGCACCACCCGGACCGCGTGCCGTTCGGCGAAGCCCTCCGGCAGGTGGGCGGTGGAATCCGTGACTACGGCGACCGACACGCCGTCAGCCTACGTGGCCGGGTGCCAGCGCCGGCGCCAG is a window from the Amycolatopsis sp. cg9 genome containing:
- a CDS encoding helix-hairpin-helix domain-containing protein codes for the protein MFEQSARDPGPPVNDRLSWLADQLSPDASTVGPGGRLVRRWLPGGSAGPGRRRWALAGVLAAVVVIVLGSVALFGGRPAPEPLPALPSAKPAAEARAAPQAGLVVSVIGRVRSPGLVTVPAGARVADVLRAVGGAEPGADVSGLNLARKVTDGEQLAVGVPAPAAGPGAPAEGAKVDLNASTADQLDTLPGIGEVMAKRIVQWRTDHGGFTKIEQLRDVDGLGESKFEKLREKVTVG
- a CDS encoding ComEC/Rec2 family competence protein; translated protein: MSAFLATDTRQDMRLVPAALVCWLAALAGLLLGWWTAVATGLASAVLAGLVLWRVRDRPRVPSAAAALLVLGLVAAGPVAWRIRDAQHDPLLAEAAQGLPAVLRVVVAERPKPVRGAGYADRQAGARSVVLAADVRTASVDGRPVPSSGRVLLLAPVAQWASLLPGQEVTVPGLLMPPRGSDLTVAVLSVRGPPGEPGPAPWWQRMAAGLRAGLHDRCQVLPDEPAGLLPGLVLGDTSGLSPRVEQEFVTAGLAHLTAVSGGNLAVACGAVLLLLRLLRLGPRLSAVAAGACLAGFLVLVGPEPSVLRAGVMAAVALLALALGRRGSALPALAFAVCLLVVVDPAMATDFGFALSVCATAGLVLLAPRWAGGLVRRGVPPGVAEGLAVPLAAFLVTAPVLAGMAGSVSLVSVLTNVLAAPVVAPATVLGVLATVTGPWWPGAGEFLVHLADPEARWLITVARHGARAPGAVIAWPGGWWGGLLAAAVLGVLVLAARRRQARLLMAVLAACALVVLVPVRVLAPAWPPRNWAVVECDVGQGDAVVLATAEPGRAVVVDTGPEPGPVDECLHRLAVDRIPLLVLSHLHADHIGGLASVFDGRAVGGIAVGAGRAPEWAWRQVAAEAERQAVPLVELNPGERLAWPGLSLDVLGPRYVPARSAGQDGTAINNSSVVLRADTPAGRVLLTGDVELAAQADLLADIGDLKAEVLKVPHHGSRYSLPSFLAAVAPRVALVSVGAGNTYGHPSKSTMDTLTALGALVTRTDADGDTAVVADTAGPAVARRGEPRGPPRR
- a CDS encoding DegV family protein is translated as MSVAVVTDSTAHLPEGFAERHAVRVVPLHVLVDGVVSLDGVETGPAAVAEAMKQRKIVTTSRPTPTEFAEVYRAALADGADSIVSVHLSRELSGTWEAAVLAAQEVGPDRVRVVDSRTTAMGLGFAALHAAGAAARGAEPAAVEAAAVTAAGCSSTLFVVETLDHLRRGGRIGPAAALLGTALAVKPVLHMADGRILPLEKVRTMNRAIARLVELAAEAAAEDDVELAVHHLASPERAVELANRLEEAVPRSAGCVVSELGAVIGAHTGPGVLGVVVQRTVPSRS